The Diospyros lotus cultivar Yz01 chromosome 11, ASM1463336v1, whole genome shotgun sequence region tttcatatctcattttTTCTAACTCATAAAAactcatatcttaattaaccAGCACTATGTTAATAAATACTTTCAAATAATATCccaattctttttttaaaaaattagttgcaAGTTGTTGGTGACAATAGAAAATCTGGGCAACATTTTGTCCGTTTTAGCttgaatataatataacattttattttattagaattttagcatttccaaattttatatcatttttgttattaCAAAAAAGGGTCTTCACATAAACTATACAATTTATGGTTCCATTTGTTTTCACAAGTTCAAATCAAAGAAACAATCTACTCGCATTTCTCAATAAAGTTAGTCAAGATCTATTAGCTACAGGACTTGCACTAACACTAGCACTAGCACTGGCACTGGCAGAGCCGATTGTAAAGATGCAATACCACCAAGCCAACAATCCATTAAGAAGTTAAATGCTAACAGAAAGAGTTGAGGAGGTTCAACAAAGTCAGACCTCCGGCTACAGGAGgaaacaaagagagagataCACAGACAAGACAGAGATATAATCAAATCCGTCCAATCACAAAGGGAAGAAACCTCTATTTGGCAGTGAGAAAACCTAAACCCATCCTTGGACCTgaacctcctcctcctcctgctATCCCTGTACCACTTTGCCTGGAACACTCCATTCCAACAAGCAACACCTGCAGACCTGCAAAGATGTAATTTATGTGATACTTGCTTACCGTTATCTGGGACAACCAATCCATTACAAAATCCGAATACTAGTAGCTACAGCCAAATCCCTACTGCTTGGTGCTTTTTCCCTGTGCCTTTAGCTTCGCTGCCACTTGTTCATCAGACAATGGTAAGTAGTAGATTCGAGGGGTCGCTTTAGTTTTCCTAAAGAGGTCGTCCAAAGTGACGATTGGTGGGTCGGCTTTCTCACTAGGCGGCGGTGGGAGAGGGGGTCGTTCCCTTGCTGGAGGGGGGTTTGACAGAGGCGGCGGAGGCGGGAGAGGTGGTGGAGGTGGGAGTTGCTGCCACTGGACCTGTCGGCTAGGGGCAGCTGGGGGCTGCGAGTCAGATGGAGCAGGAAGCACAGTTGGCCCAGTACTGACTGGTGTTGCAGGTGATTGAGGAGGAGGACCATCCAGTCGCATTTTCACTTCCTGGGGGTCAACAAACTCAGCTACAAGAAGGCGTCCCCCATTTGGAGGCCATTGCAAGTTATATACAGCATTCCGAGTCTCCATGGCTTCTTCAACAGAAGAATACTGCACCAAAATCGTGTTTAGGTTATCCCAAATTCATTTCAAATGCCTGGACCAACACTTCTGATAAAGTAAAAAAACAGAAGCCATGCATCTTATCTTGCCTCAACACAATccccaaaatcaattttataTCAGACAAAAGAATGGCAAAAACACATGGACATGATGGCATAAAGACAGAGACCTGTGCACATGGATGCATGTATCCAGTATAACTTACAGTGACATAGCAGTGGGTTTTGATGTGGTCCATCCAGAAACTAGTGACATTCCCAGTTTTCCCCAGAAGTTCTTGCACAGCTTTTAGTGTAAATGGACGCAGAAAGCGATCAATTCTTAAAGAATTAGTAGGAGCCTTTGGTGATGGTGGAACtgccaaacaaataaaaaagtgaGGAAATTCTAATTCTCAACAAATCATTTCTGAAAATGTCACgatattagattaaaaaaaaccATGAGAACTCACCCACACGTTCTTTTGGAGCATCTTCACTAGCTGTAGAATTGGATCTAGAGAAGTTGCGCTTAGTAGATGGGATACTGTCCTTAggagtagtagtagtagtagtgggAATGTTGCTTACAGGTTCAGGAACTTTAAGGTTTTCAGCATTCCACCTCCTTTGTCTCTTGGAAGCCTCATTGTTACCAACTAGTTCTTGATCTGCAGAAGCAGCTtatcaagcaaaataggaaaaacAGACAACCAAGTTCATGAATACAAAGAAAGCTACTACTAAGTGAACAAATAAAGTGAAAAACAGGTTTCAAATTCCAATAGAAATAGTTGTTGGAATAAGCATTACAGTGACAGTAAACAAGAAGACCCAGATGTATTTGTAGGCATGTCACTAAAATGCGTAAATATTCCATGTGTTTAACAAGGACTAACAATTGGCTACCAAATGTTTCTAACAGAAGAGAGATTATATAGATATGAACTTTCATGGCAAGATAATGATAAGCTAACTTGTAGAGAAATGATACTGAGAGTCCAACAATGAAATATTCCCTCAAATTGATCAAAAACTGGTAGGTCAGATATCTCATCACTTAACATTGCATTAATATCATAAGCATTCCAGGATCAGATAATACATTGCTCACAGCTTTCTATTTGCATTTATTTGTAATTGGACTATAATCTTTATTAAGTCATATATATTCTCATGACTGTTTTGCTTGGTATTGAAATCTAATGTTCTTTTAAACTTGTGCTACAATGCtcaataaaaatgttatttcagTTCATAAAGAATTTATATATCTACAAATTGAAGGGCACCTTCTACATTGACATCCCTGAGGCATCCATATCATATTACTGCCAAATAAGCATACGCTATCTCTTTTTGTATCGATGCCCCTACATACCCATGCTTATTAGCTcagtggttttttttttttggatcgtATAGTACGCTAGAAAAcaataaatgcttgaaaatgcATATGGTTTCACAATTTACAAGAAGACCAAAAGTACTGCTCAGCATTGACCCCATTAATATATGAACAGCCAGAAAGGATGGAGTAGATAGAATGAATTTGTAAGTCTTTAACTCTTGCACTCATCTACACTTCAATGCCTGACATCTAAAGTTTTTACCATCAAACCTAGGAACCATGATTAGAACACATAAATCTTAGCTGTTGAATAAAAATGGGGCTGCTtagccaaaagaaaaaaaaaaggaataaaaatcGGCCCAAAACCAAAATTTTCTGCACCCATTTCAAatcactttttaattttctcaacAGCTTAggaaaatcacataaaataagtTTAAGAGAGCACATTAGAGAAGTaagataaaaaatgatgtcCCAAATGTGACCAATTTTCAGGAAATTCACTGAAGCAATTTAAGAACCATGTAGTTCAGTCACTCATATAATCAATATGAAACACACAAAATTAGAACATAATCGTTTTTTCTTCGCCGATTAGACTACCAAGAGTCTCAAATGTTATAGGCTCAAAGCTGGAGTCGATGCTCCATTAGTATAGCTCCTCCCTTATGAGCTGTAACGTAGAAGGTGTTTTAGAGGGCTGGCAGAAGTCTGCATGGGATCATCAAATTCACAGACAATATGAAGGGAGATAATTTTTTACCGACACACACACAGAATAATGCCACGGCAACATAATGCTTTCATGATCCAATAAAATAGGATAAAACAACAAAGAATACAGAGATGCAAAACATGTAATTGGAATATCactgaaaatggaaaaaaaaacaaaaaaagaggcTGAATTTTCTATTTCCACACGCAACAATGTCTTGCAAGCAATGCAAAACGAGATCAAGACAGTTAGATGAAAACccaaacatatatacacaatttTGCTAATGAAGAATCACACACGCGTATTGGTGAAGTAAATGAAAATACATATGAGTGAAGAAAATACAAGAGATGGAAAAAGATTACAGAAACAAGCTTACCATGAAGCTTCCTTTTCACAGGGGGTGTAACTGCAACATTCTTATTTTCATCATGAATGTATTTCTTGTCTGAAAGATTATCATCCAGCATAATATCGACAGGAGCTTCCTCCTTCACCACAAGAACTGAAGTTTTCTCACTCCTATCTTCCACATCATCTGAGTTATACTTAGAATCTATTTGTTTATTCTCCAGTGCATCTTCCTCCAAGTAATCTTCACCAGAACTTCGGTCCAAATTTAACTTTTCTGAAGAAGTTACATCTGCACCATCATTTTTCTTGTTCACCTCCGCTTTAGCAGCATTGCTGTCATCTCTCTCCTCGACAGGTGCCTTGGTCTCATGTGGCTCTTCAACATCCATTGGATGTAGTTTGCCACCATCTGCGAGCACATTGCTTGATGATGGCTGCACCATCTCAGGCATAACATCTAATTCTAATTTGACATTATCATCAATTATATTATCCTTTAGTTCATTCTTTTCATTAATTGAGACACAATCACTAGAAATAGAATCAGTTTTTACTTGAAACCCTAAAACAGTGCTGACCTCGGATACCTGGTTTGGATCAGAAGAGTTGAGATCGACTTCCTCATGGGAGATCTTCATTTCCTCATTCTCCAACTGGGATTTCAAATCCCCCCTCTGGTCTTGGGAGTCGTCATTCACAGTCAATGCTGTTCCAGATACCACATTCTCACTTACTGTGATATTGCTAACCTCAGATGCCTCATCATTTGGATCAGAAGAGTTGAGGTCAACATTTTCTTGACTAAGCTTTACCTCCTCATTCTCCCGCAGGGATTTTGAATCCATCTCGTCATTTTTTGAGTCACTGTTCTGAGACTCTTTCACATCTATAGCTATTCCAGATACTGTATCCTCCTCTATTGCAATGTTTTCACCAGAAATTGCGTTAACTACTATATCCTCATCCCTAGCAGAATCAGTACCACCTGTTACTTCTGCCTCTTGAACTTTCTTTTCACCCAATGACGCTACAGCGTCATCAATGTCGGCTTTCTTTTCAGATACcaaattatctttaattgtgATGTTAGTGTCAAAAGAACTCACATTAACTACTGTCTTCTCCTCCCTAGCAGAACCAGTGCCATCTGTTCCATCTTCCTCGTAAACCCTTTTTTTACCCAACGACATTTCAGTATCCTCAATGTGAGGTTCATGTGTTCCACCATCCAGCTGATTTTTGTTATTACCATGATCCCTTGTGTCCCCACTTGTTTCAGAAACAACTGGGCATGTCACTACATCTCCAGTCCCCACAACTTGGGAACTCCCATCCAAAGCAATAATACCAGTATCTTCCTTAGGAGATTCAGTTTCATTTCTAAGTGCTTCATCCAACCGTTTCACCAGATCTTCTTTCAACCCCCTAGTTATCAATTTCCGCCTCTTAAGCTCTTCCTTTAGTTCTGTCACCCTCCATTGATCAATTGGTCGATTGTCAAGA contains the following coding sequences:
- the LOC127813002 gene encoding actin cytoskeleton-regulatory complex protein PAN1 isoform X2 codes for the protein MKTPSTYPVLDNRPIDQWRVTELKEELKRRKLITRGLKEDLVKRLDEALRNETESPKEDTGIIALDGSSQVVGTGDVVTCPVVSETSGDTRDHGNNKNQLDGGTHEPHIEDTEMSLGKKRVYEEDGTDGTGSAREEKTVVNVSSFDTNITIKDNLVSEKKADIDDAVASLGEKKVQEAEVTGGTDSARDEDIVVNAISGENIAIEEDTVSGIAIDVKESQNSDSKNDEMDSKSLRENEEVKLSQENVDLNSSDPNDEASEVSNITVSENVVSGTALTVNDDSQDQRGDLKSQLENEEMKISHEEVDLNSSDPNQVSEVSTVLGFQVKTDSISSDCVSINEKNELKDNIIDDNVKLELDVMPEMVQPSSSNVLADGGKLHPMDVEEPHETKAPVEERDDSNAAKAEVNKKNDGADVTSSEKLNLDRSSGEDYLEEDALENKQIDSKYNSDDVEDRSEKTSVLVVKEEAPVDIMLDDNLSDKKYIHDENKNVAVTPPVKRKLHDQELVGNNEASKRQRRWNAENLKVPEPVSNIPTTTTTTPKDSIPSTKRNFSRSNSTASEDAPKERVVPPSPKAPTNSLRIDRFLRPFTLKAVQELLGKTGNVTSFWMDHIKTHCYVTYSSVEEAMETRNAVYNLQWPPNGGRLLVAEFVDPQEVKMRLDGPPPQSPATPVSTGPTVLPAPSDSQPPAAPSRQVQWQQLPPPPPLPPPPPLSNPPPARERPPLPPPPSEKADPPIVTLDDLFRKTKATPRIYYLPLSDEQVAAKLKAQGKSTKQSAGVACWNGVFQAKWYRDSRRRRRFRSKDGFRFSHCQIEVSSLCDWTDLIISLSCLCISLFVSSCSRRSDFVEPPQLFLLAFNFLMDCWLGGIASLQSALPVPVLVLVLVQVL
- the LOC127813002 gene encoding actin cytoskeleton-regulatory complex protein PAN1 isoform X1 — protein: MKTPSTYPVLDNRPIDQWRVTELKEELKRRKLITRGLKEDLVKRLDEALRNETESPKEDTGIIALDGSSQVVGTGDVVTCPVVSETSGDTRDHGNNKNQLDGGTHEPHIEDTEMSLGKKRVYEEDGTDGTGSAREEKTVVNVSSFDTNITIKDNLVSEKKADIDDAVASLGEKKVQEAEVTGGTDSARDEDIVVNAISGENIAIEEDTVSGIAIDVKESQNSDSKNDEMDSKSLRENEEVKLSQENVDLNSSDPNDEASEVSNITVSENVVSGTALTVNDDSQDQRGDLKSQLENEEMKISHEEVDLNSSDPNQVSEVSTVLGFQVKTDSISSDCVSINEKNELKDNIIDDNVKLELDVMPEMVQPSSSNVLADGGKLHPMDVEEPHETKAPVEERDDSNAAKAEVNKKNDGADVTSSEKLNLDRSSGEDYLEEDALENKQIDSKYNSDDVEDRSEKTSVLVVKEEAPVDIMLDDNLSDKKYIHDENKNVAVTPPVKRKLHAASADQELVGNNEASKRQRRWNAENLKVPEPVSNIPTTTTTTPKDSIPSTKRNFSRSNSTASEDAPKERVVPPSPKAPTNSLRIDRFLRPFTLKAVQELLGKTGNVTSFWMDHIKTHCYVTYSSVEEAMETRNAVYNLQWPPNGGRLLVAEFVDPQEVKMRLDGPPPQSPATPVSTGPTVLPAPSDSQPPAAPSRQVQWQQLPPPPPLPPPPPLSNPPPARERPPLPPPPSEKADPPIVTLDDLFRKTKATPRIYYLPLSDEQVAAKLKAQGKSTKQSAGVACWNGVFQAKWYRDSRRRRRFRSKDGFRFSHCQIEVSSLCDWTDLIISLSCLCISLFVSSCSRRSDFVEPPQLFLLAFNFLMDCWLGGIASLQSALPVPVLVLVLVQVL